The Tripterygium wilfordii isolate XIE 37 chromosome 4, ASM1340144v1, whole genome shotgun sequence genome has a window encoding:
- the LOC119997978 gene encoding uncharacterized protein LOC119997978 isoform X2 gives MAVRGCWLESFSFQYGGPMYLLKFEKALNETVDVVLDHQQDAKKHGQAKGNDILASVRVIGSYLAEAPIACKEKVTELVTTVCFLLPTLCQITMEIEGCKGLASLGGYKAVVECLIRLIWPPHHVVADYSCIFMACESVTQ, from the exons ATGGCTGTTCGGGGTTGCTGGTTGGAGTCATTTTCTTTCCAATATGGTGGGCCCATGTATTTGCTTAAATTTGAGAAAGCACTGAATGAGACTGTTGATGTTGTTCTCGACCATCAACAAGATGCAAAG AAGCATGGGCAGGCGAAAGGAAATGATATTCTCGCCTCGGTGAGAGTTATTGGGAG ctATCTTGCAGAAGCACCAATTGCTTGCAAAGAGAAGGTCACAGAACTAGTAACTACTG TCTGCTTTCTGCTTCCAACGCTTTGTCAAATCACAATGGAAATTGAAGGATGTAAAGGTCTGGCTTCTTTGGGAGGTTATAAAGCt GTTGTGGAATGCCTTATAAGATTGATTTGGCCACCACATCATGTGGTTGCGGACTATAGCTGCATTTTTATGGCATGTGAGTCTGTGACACAATGA
- the LOC119997978 gene encoding uncharacterized protein LOC119997978 isoform X1 yields the protein MAVRGCWLESFSFQYGGPMYLLKFEKALNETVDVVLDHQQDAKKHGQAKGNDILASVRVIGRSTNCLQREGHRTSNYCPFYSVCFLLPTLCQITMEIEGCKGLASLGGYKAVVECLIRLIWPPHHVVADYSCIFMACESVTQ from the exons ATGGCTGTTCGGGGTTGCTGGTTGGAGTCATTTTCTTTCCAATATGGTGGGCCCATGTATTTGCTTAAATTTGAGAAAGCACTGAATGAGACTGTTGATGTTGTTCTCGACCATCAACAAGATGCAAAG AAGCATGGGCAGGCGAAAGGAAATGATATTCTCGCCTCGGTGAGAGTTATTGGGAG AAGCACCAATTGCTTGCAAAGAGAAGGTCACAGAACTAGTAACTACTG TCCTTTTTACTCAGTCTGCTTTCTGCTTCCAACGCTTTGTCAAATCACAATGGAAATTGAAGGATGTAAAGGTCTGGCTTCTTTGGGAGGTTATAAAGCt GTTGTGGAATGCCTTATAAGATTGATTTGGCCACCACATCATGTGGTTGCGGACTATAGCTGCATTTTTATGGCATGTGAGTCTGTGACACAATGA
- the LOC119997978 gene encoding uncharacterized protein LOC119997978 isoform X5, which yields MAVRGCWLESFSFQYGGPMYLLKFEKALNETVDVVLDHQQDAKKHGQAKGNDILASVRVIGRSTNCLQREGHRTSNYWYIYFPLKSAFCFQRFVKSQWKLKDVKVWLLWEVIKLLWNAL from the exons ATGGCTGTTCGGGGTTGCTGGTTGGAGTCATTTTCTTTCCAATATGGTGGGCCCATGTATTTGCTTAAATTTGAGAAAGCACTGAATGAGACTGTTGATGTTGTTCTCGACCATCAACAAGATGCAAAG AAGCATGGGCAGGCGAAAGGAAATGATATTCTCGCCTCGGTGAGAGTTATTGGGAG AAGCACCAATTGCTTGCAAAGAGAAGGTCACAGAACTAGTAACTACTGGTATATATACTTTCCATTGAAG TCTGCTTTCTGCTTCCAACGCTTTGTCAAATCACAATGGAAATTGAAGGATGTAAAGGTCTGGCTTCTTTGGGAGGTTATAAAGCt GTTGTGGAATGCCTTATAA
- the LOC119997978 gene encoding uncharacterized protein LOC119997978 isoform X3: protein MAVRGCWLESFSFQYGGPMYLLKFEKALNETVDVVLDHQQDAKKHGQAKGNDILASVRVIGRSTNCLQREGHRTSNYWYIYFPLKVKMKTSAFCFQRFVKSQWKLKDVKVWLLWEVIKLLWNAL from the exons ATGGCTGTTCGGGGTTGCTGGTTGGAGTCATTTTCTTTCCAATATGGTGGGCCCATGTATTTGCTTAAATTTGAGAAAGCACTGAATGAGACTGTTGATGTTGTTCTCGACCATCAACAAGATGCAAAG AAGCATGGGCAGGCGAAAGGAAATGATATTCTCGCCTCGGTGAGAGTTATTGGGAG AAGCACCAATTGCTTGCAAAGAGAAGGTCACAGAACTAGTAACTACTGGTATATATACTTTCCATTGAAGGTGAAGATGAAAACT TCTGCTTTCTGCTTCCAACGCTTTGTCAAATCACAATGGAAATTGAAGGATGTAAAGGTCTGGCTTCTTTGGGAGGTTATAAAGCt GTTGTGGAATGCCTTATAA
- the LOC119997978 gene encoding uncharacterized protein LOC119997978 isoform X4: MAVRGCWLESFSFQYGGPMYLLKFEKALNETVDVVLDHQQDAKKHGQAKGNDILASVRVIGSYLAEAPIACKEKVTELVTTVLFTQSAFCFQRFVKSQWKLKDVKVWLLWEVIKLLWNAL; encoded by the exons ATGGCTGTTCGGGGTTGCTGGTTGGAGTCATTTTCTTTCCAATATGGTGGGCCCATGTATTTGCTTAAATTTGAGAAAGCACTGAATGAGACTGTTGATGTTGTTCTCGACCATCAACAAGATGCAAAG AAGCATGGGCAGGCGAAAGGAAATGATATTCTCGCCTCGGTGAGAGTTATTGGGAG ctATCTTGCAGAAGCACCAATTGCTTGCAAAGAGAAGGTCACAGAACTAGTAACTACTG TCCTTTTTACTCAGTCTGCTTTCTGCTTCCAACGCTTTGTCAAATCACAATGGAAATTGAAGGATGTAAAGGTCTGGCTTCTTTGGGAGGTTATAAAGCt GTTGTGGAATGCCTTATAA